Part of the Microaerobacter geothermalis genome is shown below.
CCATCTTTTTCCGCAATTGTTACCTTGTTTAAATATGGCCTGAGTTTACTATATAAAACATCTCCTTTATAAAACACATGTTTCGAACTTTTTGATTTCCTTTCTGCCTTTGTCTTAAATTGAACAATTTCACCTGTATCCTTTTGAATATCTTCTAATTCTAATACCCAAGCATCATTTGGAATATTGTCCGGTATAGTACTAATAGTTACACCAAAGTTGCATAATTCCCCCAACCTGCACCAAACCCATCCATCAGGCAAGTCGTAGGGAATTTCATCCTCTGAAATAGCTCAGACAGGCGGTACTCCGTCTCGCCGATCCTGTCGTTGATTTCCTTGAGCTCCTGCTCTGCGGATTTCTTCAGGTCTTTGAGTTCCTTAAGCTGCTCGGCCAGTTCAAACATTTTTTCGCCTTGTTCGTTCATGCTTTTTCACCCCCTGCCGCAAAAGGATTGAGCCCGCTTCTGTAATCGTCCACCAGCATTCTCGCCAGATCTGCCTTATCCCTCAAAGCTTTCAGCACTTTCTCATCGACGGTGCCTTTTGCCGTCAGATACAGATAAGTACAGTTCTCTTTCTGACCGACGCGGTGGATGCGAGCCTTTGCCTGCTCGAAATTGCTCATGCTGTAGTCGATGGAATAAAACACCATGGTGCTGGCGGCGGTGAGGGTCACGCCCAGTCCCGCAGTTGCGATCTGTCCGACAAACACCTGAACCTCCGGGTCGTTTTGAAACGCCGACACCTGCTCCTCGCGGTCTTTCACGCCGCCCATAAGGATCGAATACCGGATTTCCTTCTTTTCGAGCATCCGGCAGATGGCTTTGATTTCCGGTATAAACCGCGCGATAACCACCAGCTTTTTGCCGCTTTGCAAAACGTCCTCGATAATATCTCCAAGCGCTTCCTCTTTTGCTGTGCTGACGCGCTGGACAGGGCCGCCTTCGTCGCCGCCTATAAAGCCGCCGGTTACCTGCGACAGCCGGAGCAGGCGCGTAAGTATGTTTGTCACCGTCACCTCGCTATGACCCAACTCAGCATAGCTGTCCCTGACCAGATTCCTGTAGATCTTCATGGCGGCGCTCTCCATCTCCACATACCGCACAATGTCGGTGGTTTCCGGCAAATCCAGGCATTCTGCCTTGGTTGCCCGGAACGCGACGCTGTGAAGCCTTTTCATCAAATCCTGCTCCATTGACCGCTTGAGCACCGGCGTGTGGTTCCCGTAGCCCACCATGTCAAAATACCTGTTGCGGAACACATAGAAGCTCTGGCCGAAGATAGCAGGGTTTAAGAATTTATACTGGCTGAACACGTCTATGGCTTTGTTGGTAATGACCGTCCCTGTGAGCAGCAGCCTGTACCTTGCCCGCGCGCCCAGCCGGTGCATAGCCTTGGAAGCGGCGATGTTGTAGGTTTTGATCTTGTGTCCCTCATCCGCGATGATCATGTCGGGATTCCATGCGGACAGTTCCTTTTCCAGCCGCCAGGCCGATTCATAATTGATTACCGCGACTTGCAGGGGAGAGCCGCGCATGTGCCGCAGGGTATCAATTTTCTTTGCGGCGCTGCCTTCAAGAACCGCAAGGCTGTAATCGAAATCCGCGAATTTGGCGAACTCTTCCCGCCAGACGCCTAAGATGGAGAGAGGCGCAACCACCAAAACCCTGCAGATTTTGCCCGCCTGATACAGAGCGCCAGCGACCGCGATGCTTGTTATGGTCTTGCCGGTGCCCATTTCCATGAGCAGCGCCGCGCCTGCAGACGGCATAGTCTGCGAAGGAATAAGCCCGAATTTGCCGCACACAAAGTTAAAAGCGTTGATCTGATGCCTGTATGGTGCGGCTTTAATCGGCATGGGCAGCAGCGGTTTCGGCTGTTCCATCCGTTTTGTCCCTCCCTTCATCAGGCGGCTTTTCGAGCATCGCCAGTTTCTTTGCCAGCCGCTTTGACACCACGCTGATGGCGGTCAGGATGCCAACCAGTTCTTCCGTTGTTTCCTCACTTTGCGTCAAAGCGGCATTCACGCTTTTTCTCATGTCTCTCACCTCCATTTCGGGGCAATAAAAAACCCCCTCACAATCCAAAGGAAAGTGAAGGGGCGGTTGATAGAGAAAAAGCTATAAATTTTTCTCCAAAAGCATTCTGAGTTTTTCTAAAATCCTGTTTTTATGGTAATTTACTGTGTTTTGAGAAACCCCCGTATCTTTGGCAACCATACGTTCGGGCTTTTCCTGATAGAACAACTCGTCAATCAGAAACCTCTCGTCGTCGGTCAATTCCGAAAGCGCCTTGGACAGCATGTCCAATAACAGCTTGTCCTCGACGATCTCGTCAACAAGCGCCTGACTGGAAGGAATCTCAAACCCGGCGTCCGCAAACGCTTCAAGCGAAAGCTCCTTTTCCGCGCGAATCTGTCTGCGCTTGCGCTCTTTCCAAGCAGGACGCTTGAAAGCATAATATACTTCCTTGCTGACCGGAATTTGCCTGCCGTTTAGTTCAATGAAATACTTCTTGTCCATCCGTTTCCACCTCCTTTCCCGAAAGCTCAGGGAAAGGAGGCGGGGAGGACTGCGGCATCTATGTAAAACAGCGCAAAGACAAAAGCGGCCGAGTTTACTGAAATTCGTAAACTCGGCCGCAAAAACTATTCTATCAAGCAGCGCCCTGCCAGGATGGTCGTCATTGCTTTTTGCGCCGTATTGTTTTTTTATACGGGGATGGAATCGTATCCGGCGTATAGCTTTTGCCTTATGTATATTGGCAGAGAACCGCTTGATATTGCATGAAGTCCAAACCATACAATATCAACCTCGTCAGCTCCAACCTACACGGCAGCACCCGCCATACGCTCAGCTACAATTTAAGTCCGGCAGGTGTTGTCATGCCGAATTTGTCTTGTTCATGTTTAGGTACCTGAATTGTTTTGCAAATATGCAGTGCATGTTGATTACCATCTTTCTTCTATATAAATTAAATAATATTGAATTATGTTGATTGCCTAAGAAAAAACCTTTGAAGCCAAAACTGGATTACACCCTAAAAAAGATAGACATTACAAAAAGAACCTTCTGCTGTAGAATAAATTAACTACAGCAGAAGGTAAGTTTATGCCAAGCGGGGATAGGCATGATTAAATCTTACTGCAAACCAATGCTTTCGATCCATGCAGCCAGTTCCTCCTTAGACGGCTTGCCGTTCAAAATCCTGCCTTCCTTAATTTCTGCGGCTGCTGAAACGCTGCCTTTCAGCTTCTCCATCGTTTTGCCAAAGCCGCTTCCTCCGGAAGTAGCGAACAGTATGATTGTCTTTCCTGAAAAATCATAGCTTTCCAAAAAGGTATTGATAATGGTCGGAGCCACATACCACCATATGGGAAAACCTAAAAAAACAATGTCGTACTCGCCCATGTTGAAAACCTTGCCCGCAATGGCAGGCCGTGAGGACGGATCCTTCATTTCCACCGTACTCCGGCTTTTTTTATCCGTCCAATTAAGATCCGCGGCGGTATAGGGCACCTCAGGCTTAATTTCATAAAGGTCGACTCCCGCAGCGTCCGCAAGAGTTTGTGCTGCACCTTTGGTCACTCCGCTGCACGAAAAATAAGCTACCAATGCTTTCTTGGCCATTATTGTCTTCCTCCTGTCTTTTTCCGCTTTTTATTCCGCATTATTTATTACAGGCACATCTTAAAGATATTCTCCACGTCTTCCGGCGTCAGAGGCTTGAACCCTTGCAATACATCGCCCCAGCAGGCTTTCTTCGCCATGACCTTAAAGTTTTTATCATCAATGCCGATTTCAGTAAGGGTGCTTTGAAGGCCCAGCGTCTTAAAAAGAAAATCGCTCAGGCACTCGATAGCGCGCTCTGCCCCTTCCATAACGGAAAGCGACTCGTCAACTCCAAATATATTGACGCCAAATTTTTTAAACTGTGGTGCGGTGGATTCATCCAAGATATATTTCATCCAGCGGGGAGTAAGGATGGCAAGGCCAAGCCCATGGGTTATATCATAAAAGGCGGAAAGCTCGTGCTCCATGGCATGGCAGCTGGGGGCCTGAAATCCGCCGGTTGTCAGGAAGCCGTTCAGCGCCCAAGAGGATGCCCACATGAGGTTGGCTCTGGCTTCATAGTTTTCCGGTTCCTTAACGGCAATGGGAGCGTATTTGACTACGGTTTTTATCACGTCCTCCATAACGCGGTCTACCATGTCCATTTTCTTTGATGCTGTAAAATAAAAGCAGTCAAAAATATGGGACAAGATATCCGCGGCACCGCAGGCTGTCTGAAAGGCGCTTACGGAATAAGTGTTGGCGGGGTCAAGGAAGGACACTTTCGGCTGAAGCAGAGGATGCATCAGGCCAATCTTTTCATTGGTGTCCAGATTGCTGATGACGGCTCCCGAGTCCATCTCCGAGCCGGTAGCGGACAGTGTCAATATCGTTACAATAGGCAATGCTTTGGTGACAGGCGCTTTATGCGTCACCAGATCCCAACTATCTCCATCGTAAAATGCAGCGGCGGCAATTGCCTTTGTGCAGTCGATGGTAGATCCGCCTCCGACGGCAAGAAGCACATCAATATTTTCTTTTTTGCATATATCCGCGCCCTTGTTGACGGTGGTATGACGGGGATTCGGCTCAATGCCGGACAGTTCAAAGACATTAAGTCCTGCCTTTTTCAATTCCTCCATAACTTTGTCGTAAAGGCCGATTCTTTTGATGGAACCTCCTCCATAAGTTAGCAGCACACGGGTGCCGTACTGCTTTAATTCTTCGCCCAAATGCTCCAACTGGTTTTCACCGAAATAGATTTTTGTTGTGTTTTGAAATACAAAATTATACATATCCATTCTCCTTTTTAATTTTTTGAATAGATTAGCCAAAGGCCATCATCGTTTAGTCTTTTTGCTTCTTTCAGATGAAAGGGTTTTGCCGGCGCAGTTTTTGCGCCATATTTCCCTGTTTTGAAAAGTGGGATAGCATTTTCATTGCATTCGGCTGCTGGTATTACCACAAGGCTGATTTCATCAATCAGATCCTCCTGCAAAAAGGAACCGTTGACAATTCCGCCGCCCTCCAGCAGCAGTTTTTCAATTCCAAACAGATCTTTAAGCTTTTGAACGGCAAGCGGAAGATTCAACTCGGTTTTTCCGGCAAACAGGTAAGAAACTTCTTTGTCCCGCAAATGTGCCAGAAATGCGTCGGGAACACTTTCTGTCAGCACTTCTATGATATGCGCGCCGTCGTAGCCTTCATCCGGGTCGGAAATCGCACGATTGCTCCACCAGAGCTTTCCCTTCGGATCTATTGCAACCGCATAAAACGCCGCTTTCTCTGCGATATAATCCTCCCGCGCAATGGGCGGGCCGTCGTACTCCTGCGTAGTAACTGAGGGCTGGGGAAAGCTGCCCTCCATCGTCACCCTGCCGCAGAGAAAGCCGTCCGCGCCGTATTCCCTGTGTATTCTGTAATAATCCTCAATGAATTTGCCGTATTCGCTTTTTTCCAAAAAATCTCCGGTGACCTTTCCGTCCAGTGACATTGCCATGTGGCATATGATATATGGTCTGTCCATAGCACACCTCCTGATTATTTCAGCTTCCCATAGGCTTCGTCGTCCACCGGTTCCAGCCATTCAACGGGACCGGCTTTCGGATTTGCTTCTATTGCCAGATGAACAAACCAGCTATCCTTCGCCGCTCCATGCCAGTGCTTAACATTGCACGGGATTTCAACAACATCGCCTGCGCGAAGCTCACGGGCTTCTTTTCCTTCCTCCTGATACCAGCCTCGGCCTCCGATTACAAGCAGAATTTGCCCTCCGGGGTGCTTATGCCAGTTGTTCCGGCAACCCGGCTCAAATGTAACATTATAGATAGGGCAGCCAAGTTTTGACTGGGACGGCACAATCATGTTCAGCCATACATTGCCGCTGAAATTATCGCTCTCCAGCTTTTCTCCTTTGGGAAATATCACGCTATTGCTTAAATCTGTCATTTAAAATCACCTTCCTTAAATCAAGTCAATTATTAATCCCGTTCCTATTCCAAACAGAATAGTAAAGGCCAAATAAAGCAAAAACCGCTTCATGCCCAGCACGATCTTCATCGCTCCCAAATTGGTTATTTTAGTGGCAGGCCCTGTTATCATAAAGGCCGCTGCCGATCCCATGCTCATGCCATCGTATAGCCATTGCTGCAGCAACGGGATTGTCCCGCCGCCGCAGGCATACAGCGGCACGCCGATGGTAGCCGCCATCAGCACCCCAAAGCCTTTGTTATCTCCAAACAGGCTTGCAAACGTCTCGGAAGGTACATATCGCTGGAACAGCGCCGATAAAGCAATGCCCAGCAGAAAATACGGACCGGTCGCTTTGACGTTGCGACCGAAGTTTTTCATAAGCCGCATCAGAATGTTCGGATGCGTATCTCGGCTTTTCGGTTCACCAAAGCCGGAGAAATTAAAAAACGCTTTTCCCCGGTAAAAGAAATGTACCAGCAGTCCTGCCGCAATTCCGCAGAAAAAGCAGGACACAATCCGAACGGTCAATGCGGTTGTGCCCAAGGCCGTGCTGTAGATAATAAGCTGGGGATTGAGCAAAATGGAAGACATCATAAATGCCGCCAGCCAGTCATCGCGCATCCCTTTTTCTGAAAAGGAAGCAGCAATCGGTATTGTGCCGTACATGCACAGCGGCGAGGCAATGCCTAAAATACAGGCAGGCACAATACCAAACAGTCCCAGCTCTTTATTCCGCAGGTCGTAGAATAGCCGGTTGATTCGCTCCTTGCCGAAAACCGACACCACCGTACCGACGAGCATGCCCAGTAGCCAGTAGGGGAAAATCTGTTCAAGCTGAATGCTGAAGTAGTACCAGAGGTAGACGAATTCACGGTGCAACATCTCAATCATCAACGCTTACCAGCTTGTACTTCCGGCTGCCGAGACCGATCTTTTCAGCGTGTTCCAGCGTAAGAAGCCCGTTCCTGGATTCAATGCGATTAATCAAAGACTTGCTGTCCGGTGCGGCGTACACAAGATCAATGCAAGCCTGATCAAGCGCCACCGGGTCGGTGGAGGCCAGAATCCCGATGTCGTGCATATCAGGTTCGGCGGGATTCCCGTTACAGTCGCAGTCTACTGATAGGCGGTTCATCACATTGATATAGACAATGTTCTTGCCGTTTTTAAGATAATCGGAAACCGCTTTGCCTGCATCGCCCATTGATTCAAGAAAATCGTCCTGATCCCCGCCCCAGGGACTGGTCCGGCTATTCCCTGCAGTATGTATCCAGCTCTTGCCTTCACTGGAGGCAATGCCAATGGAAATATTCTTGATTGCACCGCCAAACCCGGCCATCGCATGTCCTTTAAAATGGGAAAGGACAAGAAAGGAGTCGTAATTCGCAAAATGCGAGCCGACGAAGTTTTCTTTCAAGTGCGTTCCTCCCGTCACCGGCAGGCTCATAGAGCCGTCCGCATCCATAATGTCCACATCTGCAATCGCGGTAAAACCGTGATCCTTTGCGACCTGAAGATGCATGGCGGTAGAGGCGCGGGAGCCGCCATAAGCGGTATTGCATTCCACAATCGTACCATTTACCTGTTGTACAAGATCTTTGATTAGCTCTGGCCGCAAATAATTGCTGGCAGGTGGTTCGCCTGTACTCAATTTGACAGCAACTTTGCCTTCAGGTGTCCATTCCAATGCTTTATAAACCGTCATTAAACCTTCGGGGGTAATTTTTCTTGTCATGTACACAATGGGTGTTGCTTTATCTTGATTTTGTGTTTCGCTGTTTGCATCCTCACCTTTAGGCGGCAATGCAGATGCGGTGTTTTGTGCCGGACTGCTGTCGGCAGAAACCTTTTCCGTTGTCTGGCTGCAACCGGTAATAAGAAATGTCCATGCTGCGAGCATTAACAGAAGGGCAATCGTCATCTTTTTCATTTATCATTAATCCCCTCCTTTTTAAGCTAGTCAGTCGGCAAGCGACCATGTAACCTGTACATTTCCTGAGCTAAGAGCAGAAGCAAGGTTTGACGGGTCGTCAACTGTTCCCAGCGGTACATAACCACCATAGGAATTGGAATAGGTTTTATAAAAAAGCACCAGACAGTTTCCTGACCATAACATAATGTCGCCGGCATGGATGGTTGAGGGCTGTTGTGTAAATGCGGCAGGAAGATTCTCTGAAAGATAGTAATACTTCTCCTGACCATTCAGCTCATCCATCTGTATTGTCATGGGAAATTGCGCGATAAGTGCCTGTGTCGTTTCGTTATCATATAATTTTGCTGTAAATGTAGTGCTGCCTACGGCAATATTAATGGAAATCATATTATCATCCTCCGTGTCTTTATCTCCTGTTTCCGCAGATGAGCTTGGAGAAGGGGACACAGCCGGTCTTGTTGTTGGAACCGGTGCGCTTTCCGCAGGTGATGCAGATGGTTGCACTGTCGAAGC
Proteins encoded:
- a CDS encoding gp33 family protein, whose product is MNEQGEKMFELAEQLKELKDLKKSAEQELKEINDRIGETEYRLSELFQRMKFPTTCLMDGFGAGWGNYATLV
- a CDS encoding DEAD/DEAH box helicase: MEQPKPLLPMPIKAAPYRHQINAFNFVCGKFGLIPSQTMPSAGAALLMEMGTGKTITSIAVAGALYQAGKICRVLVVAPLSILGVWREEFAKFADFDYSLAVLEGSAAKKIDTLRHMRGSPLQVAVINYESAWRLEKELSAWNPDMIIADEGHKIKTYNIAASKAMHRLGARARYRLLLTGTVITNKAIDVFSQYKFLNPAIFGQSFYVFRNRYFDMVGYGNHTPVLKRSMEQDLMKRLHSVAFRATKAECLDLPETTDIVRYVEMESAAMKIYRNLVRDSYAELGHSEVTVTNILTRLLRLSQVTGGFIGGDEGGPVQRVSTAKEEALGDIIEDVLQSGKKLVVIARFIPEIKAICRMLEKKEIRYSILMGGVKDREEQVSAFQNDPEVQVFVGQIATAGLGVTLTAASTMVFYSIDYSMSNFEQAKARIHRVGQKENCTYLYLTAKGTVDEKVLKALRDKADLARMLVDDYRSGLNPFAAGGEKA
- a CDS encoding sigma-70 family RNA polymerase sigma factor → MDKKYFIELNGRQIPVSKEVYYAFKRPAWKERKRRQIRAEKELSLEAFADAGFEIPSSQALVDEIVEDKLLLDMLSKALSELTDDERFLIDELFYQEKPERMVAKDTGVSQNTVNYHKNRILEKLRMLLEKNL
- a CDS encoding flavodoxin, which translates into the protein MAKKALVAYFSCSGVTKGAAQTLADAAGVDLYEIKPEVPYTAADLNWTDKKSRSTVEMKDPSSRPAIAGKVFNMGEYDIVFLGFPIWWYVAPTIINTFLESYDFSGKTIILFATSGGSGFGKTMEKLKGSVSAAAEIKEGRILNGKPSKEELAAWIESIGLQ
- a CDS encoding iron-containing alcohol dehydrogenase; this translates as MYNFVFQNTTKIYFGENQLEHLGEELKQYGTRVLLTYGGGSIKRIGLYDKVMEELKKAGLNVFELSGIEPNPRHTTVNKGADICKKENIDVLLAVGGGSTIDCTKAIAAAAFYDGDSWDLVTHKAPVTKALPIVTILTLSATGSEMDSGAVISNLDTNEKIGLMHPLLQPKVSFLDPANTYSVSAFQTACGAADILSHIFDCFYFTASKKMDMVDRVMEDVIKTVVKYAPIAVKEPENYEARANLMWASSWALNGFLTTGGFQAPSCHAMEHELSAFYDITHGLGLAILTPRWMKYILDESTAPQFKKFGVNIFGVDESLSVMEGAERAIECLSDFLFKTLGLQSTLTEIGIDDKNFKVMAKKACWGDVLQGFKPLTPEDVENIFKMCL
- a CDS encoding RibD family protein yields the protein MDRPYIICHMAMSLDGKVTGDFLEKSEYGKFIEDYYRIHREYGADGFLCGRVTMEGSFPQPSVTTQEYDGPPIAREDYIAEKAAFYAVAIDPKGKLWWSNRAISDPDEGYDGAHIIEVLTESVPDAFLAHLRDKEVSYLFAGKTELNLPLAVQKLKDLFGIEKLLLEGGGIVNGSFLQEDLIDEISLVVIPAAECNENAIPLFKTGKYGAKTAPAKPFHLKEAKRLNDDGLWLIYSKN
- a CDS encoding cupin domain-containing protein, whose product is MTDLSNSVIFPKGEKLESDNFSGNVWLNMIVPSQSKLGCPIYNVTFEPGCRNNWHKHPGGQILLVIGGRGWYQEEGKEARELRAGDVVEIPCNVKHWHGAAKDSWFVHLAIEANPKAGPVEWLEPVDDEAYGKLK
- a CDS encoding permease; amino-acid sequence: MIEMLHREFVYLWYYFSIQLEQIFPYWLLGMLVGTVVSVFGKERINRLFYDLRNKELGLFGIVPACILGIASPLCMYGTIPIAASFSEKGMRDDWLAAFMMSSILLNPQLIIYSTALGTTALTVRIVSCFFCGIAAGLLVHFFYRGKAFFNFSGFGEPKSRDTHPNILMRLMKNFGRNVKATGPYFLLGIALSALFQRYVPSETFASLFGDNKGFGVLMAATIGVPLYACGGGTIPLLQQWLYDGMSMGSAAAFMITGPATKITNLGAMKIVLGMKRFLLYLAFTILFGIGTGLIIDLI
- a CDS encoding DUF362 domain-containing protein; amino-acid sequence: MKKMTIALLLMLAAWTFLITGCSQTTEKVSADSSPAQNTASALPPKGEDANSETQNQDKATPIVYMTRKITPEGLMTVYKALEWTPEGKVAVKLSTGEPPASNYLRPELIKDLVQQVNGTIVECNTAYGGSRASTAMHLQVAKDHGFTAIADVDIMDADGSMSLPVTGGTHLKENFVGSHFANYDSFLVLSHFKGHAMAGFGGAIKNISIGIASSEGKSWIHTAGNSRTSPWGGDQDDFLESMGDAGKAVSDYLKNGKNIVYINVMNRLSVDCDCNGNPAEPDMHDIGILASTDPVALDQACIDLVYAAPDSKSLINRIESRNGLLTLEHAEKIGLGSRKYKLVSVDD
- a CDS encoding cyclophilin-like fold protein; this encodes MISINIAVGSTTFTAKLYDNETTQALIAQFPMTIQMDELNGQEKYYYLSENLPAAFTQQPSTIHAGDIMLWSGNCLVLFYKTYSNSYGGYVPLGTVDDPSNLASALSSGNVQVTWSLAD